From one Excalfactoria chinensis isolate bCotChi1 chromosome 9, bCotChi1.hap2, whole genome shotgun sequence genomic stretch:
- the KPNA4 gene encoding importin subunit alpha-3, whose translation MADNEKLDNQRLKNFKNKGRDLETMRRQRNEVVVELRKNKRDEHLLKRRNVPHEDICEDSDIDGDFRVQNTSLEAIVQNASSDNQGIQLSAVQAARKLLSSDRNPPIDDLIKSGILPILVHCLERDDNPSLQFEAAWALTNIASGTSEQTQAVVQSNAVPLFLRLLHSPHQNVCEQAVWALGNIIGDGPQCRDYVISLGVVKPLLSFISPSIPITFLRNVTWVMVNLCRHKDPPPPMETIQEILPALCVLIHHTDVNILVDTVWALSYLTDAGNEQIQMVIDSGIVPHLVPLLSHQEVKVQTAALRAVGNIVTGTDEQTQVVLNCEALSHFPALLTHPKEKINKEAVWFLSNITAGNQQQVQAVIDANLVPMIIHLLDKGDFGTQKEAAWAISNLTISGRKDQVAYLIQQNVIPPFCNLLTVKDAQVVQVVLDGLSNILKMAEDEAETIANLIEECGGLEKIEQLQNHENEDIYKLAYEIIDQFFSSDDIDEDPSLVPEAIQGGTFGFNSSANVPAEGFQF comes from the exons ATGGCCGACAACGAGAAACTGGACAACCAGCGGCTGAAGAACTTCAAGAACAAAGGCCGCGACCTGGAG ACTATGAGAAGACAAAGGAATGAAGTTGTCGTGGAGTTGAGAAAG aacaaaagagACGAACATCTTCTAAAGAGGAGAAATGTTCCCCATGAGGATATCTGTGAAGATTCTGATATAGATGGTGACTTCAGAGTG caAAACACTTCTTTGGAAGCAATAGtacag aATGCTTCGAGTGACAACCAGGGTATACAATTAAGTGCTGTGCAAGCTGCAAG GAAACTGCTTTCCAGTGATCGCAATCCACCGATTGATGATCTAATAAAATCAGGAATATTACCTATTTTAGTGCACTGTCTCGAAAGAGATGACAA tccTTCTTTACAGTTTGAAGCTGCGTGGGCTTTGACAAACATTGCATCTGGAACCTCTGAACAAACACAGGCCGTAGTTCAATCTA ATGCTGTACCACTTTTTCTGAGACTGCTGCATTCACCTCACCAAAATGTTTGCGAACAAGCTGTGTGGGCTTTAGGCAATATCATAG GTGATGGACCCCAATGTAGAGATTACGTTATTAGTCTCGGAGTAGTGAAACCGCTGCTGTCCTTCATCAGCCCATCTATTCCCATAACTTTCTTAAGAAACGTTACTTGGGTCATGGTCAACTTGTGCCGTCACAAAGATCCTCCTCCGCCGATGGAAACCATTCAGGAG atCCTTCCAGCCCTCTGTGTTTTAATTCACCACACAGATGTAAAT ATTTTGGTAGATACAGTCTGGGCCCTCTCATATCTAACGGATGCTGGCAATGAACAGATCCAGATGGTGATAGACTCTGGAATAGTCCCTCATTTGGTTCCTCTTCTCAGTCATCAAGAAGTGAAAGTGCAA actgCTGCGCTGAGAGCGGTAGGAAACATTGTCACTGGTACCGATGAACAGACACAGGTAGTTCTGAATTGTGAAGCTCTTTCACATTTTCCAGCACTTCTGACGCATCccaaagaaaaaattaataag gaagcaGTGTGGTTTCTATCTAACATCACTGCAGGAAATCAGCAGCAAGTTCAGGCAGTAATAGATGCAAACCTTGTTCCAATGATAATACATCTTCTAGATAAG GGTGACTTTGGTActcagaaagaagctgcttgGGCAATAAGCAATTTAACAATCAGCGGGAGAAAAGACCAA GTGGCATACTTAATTCAACAAAACGTAATTCCTCCCTTTTGCAATTTGCTAACAGTAAAAGATGCACAAGTTGTGCAAGTGGTTCTGGACGGACTaagtaatatattaaaaatggcTGAAGATGAAGCAGAAACCATAGCCAATCTTATTGAAGAGTGCGGAG GCCTGGAGAAAATTGAACAGCTACAAAAtcatgaaaatgaagacatcTACAAACTGGCTTATGAGATCATTGATCAGTTCTTCTCTTCAGATGAT ATTGATGAAGATCCTAGCCTTGTACCAGAAGCAATACAAGGCGGAACATTTGGTTTCAATTCATCTGCCAATGTACCAGCAGAAGGGTTCCAGTTTTAG